From the genome of Bubalus bubalis isolate 160015118507 breed Murrah chromosome 2, NDDB_SH_1, whole genome shotgun sequence, one region includes:
- the TOMM6 gene encoding mitochondrial import receptor subunit TOM6 homolog — protein sequence MASSGAGVTAAGSANEAPEIPDNVGDWLRGVYRFATDRNDFRRNLILNLGLFAAGVWLARNLSDIDLMAPQPGV from the exons ATGGCTTCCAGTGGGGCCGGCGTGACCGCTGCGGGCTCAGCAAATGAAGCTCCCGAAATTCCAGACAACGTGGGGGACTGGCTTCGGGGCGTCTACCGCTTCGCCACCGACAGGAATGACTTCCGGAG GAACTTGATTCTCAATTTGGGACTCTTTGCTGCTGGAGTTTGGCTGGCTAGAAATTTGAGTGACATTGACCTAATGGCACCTCAGCCTGGGGTCTAG
- the PRICKLE4 gene encoding prickle-like protein 4 isoform X1: MTLPPMSLLNSGWPHRAKRLASPELNPPVNSDSDPEPMPKEDPEETSAQDPEVLSWGHPGLDTTPAPSWPVLRSLLQQLPPQDSDERYCLALGEEELAELRLFCAQRRREALGQGVARLVPLKLEECTCENCREQLRPGEYGVFAARAGEQRCWHRACFACQACGQALINLIYFYHDGRLYCGRHHAELLRPRCPACDQLIFSRRCTEAEGRRWHENHFCCQDCAGPLGGGRYALPGGGPCCPSCFERRYSDAGSSPAPTLESRASPGEEGLCRVGAPDCAQRNAATISRATLLATAASSSLETRTGMLGSSAEQEYRAGDQTEARQGQAQGRLETPLDPKENAPCPTCSSSSESEPEGFFLGQRLPRPWETPASLQTGDSDTSRRHCTIC, encoded by the exons atg ACTTTACCACCAATGTCACTGCTGAATTCTGGCTGGCCCCACCGAGCAAAGAGGCTGGCCTCTCCAGAGCTGAATCCACCAGTCAACTCAGACAGCGACCCAGAACCCATGCCCAAGGAAGACCCTGAGGAGACCTCTGCTCAG GATCCTGAAGTTCTGAGCTGGGGGCACCCTGGCCTGGacaccaccccagcccccagtTGGCCTGTGCTCCGGAGCCTCCTCCAGCAGCTCCCTCCACAGGACAGCGAT GAGCGCTACTGCCTGGCCCTTGGGGAGGAGGAGCTGGCCGAGCTGCGGCTCTTCTGTGCGCAACGGAGGCGGGAGGCCCTGGGACAGGGGGTGGCCCGCCTGGTACCTCTCAAGCTTGAAGAATGCACCTGTGAAAAT TGCAGGGAGCAGCTGAGGCCAGGGGAGTATGGAGTGTTCGCAGCTCGGGCAGGAGAGCAGCGCTGCTGGCACCGGGCTTGCTTTGCCTGCCAGGCCTGTGGCCAGGCCCTGATCAACCTCATCTACTTCTACCACGATGGGCGTCTTTACTGTGGCCGTCATCACGCAGAGCTGTTGCGGCCGCGCTGCCCGGCTTGTGACCAG ctGATTTTCTCCCGGCGCTGCACCGAGGCCGAGGGACGGCGCTGGCACGAAAACCACTTCTGCTGCCAGGACTGCGCCGGGCCCTTGGGCGGGGGACGTTATGCCCTGCCGGGGGGCGGCCCCTGCTGCCCCAGCTGCTTTGAGCGTCGCTATTCGGATGCGGGTTCGAGTCCGGCCCCGACACTGGAAAGCAGGGCGTCCCCGG GAGAGGAGGGGCTCTGCAGAGTTGGAGCCCCGGACTGCGCCCAGCGGAATGCCGCGACCATCTCCCGGGCAACCCTTCTCGCCACTGCCGCCAGCTCCAGTCTGGAAACCCGGACCGGGATGCTTGGATCCAGCGCAGAGCAGGAGTATCGAGCTGGGGACCAGACGGAGGCACGCCAAGGGCAAGCGCAGGGCCGCCTAGAGACGCCCCTTGATCCCAAGGAGAACGCTCCCTGCCCCACCTGCTCCTCTTCCTCTGAATCGGAACCCGAAGGCTTTTTCTTAGGCCAGCGCCTTCCCCGGCCCTGGGAGACCCCGGCCTCTCTCCAAACTGGGGACAGCGACACCTCCAGGAGGCACTGTACCATTTGCTAG
- the PRICKLE4 gene encoding prickle-like protein 4 isoform X2 has product MSLLNSGWPHRAKRLASPELNPPVNSDSDPEPMPKEDPEETSAQDPEVLSWGHPGLDTTPAPSWPVLRSLLQQLPPQDSDERYCLALGEEELAELRLFCAQRRREALGQGVARLVPLKLEECTCENCREQLRPGEYGVFAARAGEQRCWHRACFACQACGQALINLIYFYHDGRLYCGRHHAELLRPRCPACDQLIFSRRCTEAEGRRWHENHFCCQDCAGPLGGGRYALPGGGPCCPSCFERRYSDAGSSPAPTLESRASPGEEGLCRVGAPDCAQRNAATISRATLLATAASSSLETRTGMLGSSAEQEYRAGDQTEARQGQAQGRLETPLDPKENAPCPTCSSSSESEPEGFFLGQRLPRPWETPASLQTGDSDTSRRHCTIC; this is encoded by the exons ATGTCACTGCTGAATTCTGGCTGGCCCCACCGAGCAAAGAGGCTGGCCTCTCCAGAGCTGAATCCACCAGTCAACTCAGACAGCGACCCAGAACCCATGCCCAAGGAAGACCCTGAGGAGACCTCTGCTCAG GATCCTGAAGTTCTGAGCTGGGGGCACCCTGGCCTGGacaccaccccagcccccagtTGGCCTGTGCTCCGGAGCCTCCTCCAGCAGCTCCCTCCACAGGACAGCGAT GAGCGCTACTGCCTGGCCCTTGGGGAGGAGGAGCTGGCCGAGCTGCGGCTCTTCTGTGCGCAACGGAGGCGGGAGGCCCTGGGACAGGGGGTGGCCCGCCTGGTACCTCTCAAGCTTGAAGAATGCACCTGTGAAAAT TGCAGGGAGCAGCTGAGGCCAGGGGAGTATGGAGTGTTCGCAGCTCGGGCAGGAGAGCAGCGCTGCTGGCACCGGGCTTGCTTTGCCTGCCAGGCCTGTGGCCAGGCCCTGATCAACCTCATCTACTTCTACCACGATGGGCGTCTTTACTGTGGCCGTCATCACGCAGAGCTGTTGCGGCCGCGCTGCCCGGCTTGTGACCAG ctGATTTTCTCCCGGCGCTGCACCGAGGCCGAGGGACGGCGCTGGCACGAAAACCACTTCTGCTGCCAGGACTGCGCCGGGCCCTTGGGCGGGGGACGTTATGCCCTGCCGGGGGGCGGCCCCTGCTGCCCCAGCTGCTTTGAGCGTCGCTATTCGGATGCGGGTTCGAGTCCGGCCCCGACACTGGAAAGCAGGGCGTCCCCGG GAGAGGAGGGGCTCTGCAGAGTTGGAGCCCCGGACTGCGCCCAGCGGAATGCCGCGACCATCTCCCGGGCAACCCTTCTCGCCACTGCCGCCAGCTCCAGTCTGGAAACCCGGACCGGGATGCTTGGATCCAGCGCAGAGCAGGAGTATCGAGCTGGGGACCAGACGGAGGCACGCCAAGGGCAAGCGCAGGGCCGCCTAGAGACGCCCCTTGATCCCAAGGAGAACGCTCCCTGCCCCACCTGCTCCTCTTCCTCTGAATCGGAACCCGAAGGCTTTTTCTTAGGCCAGCGCCTTCCCCGGCCCTGGGAGACCCCGGCCTCTCTCCAAACTGGGGACAGCGACACCTCCAGGAGGCACTGTACCATTTGCTAG
- the FRS3 gene encoding fibroblast growth factor receptor substrate 3, whose translation MGSCCSCLNRDSVSDNHPTKFKVTNVDDEGVELGSGVMELTQSELVLHLHRREAVRWPYLCLRRYGYDSNLFSFESGRRCQTGQGIFAFKCSRAEEIFNLLQDLMQCNSINVMEEPVIITRNSHPAELDLPRAPQPPNALGYTVSSFSNGFPGCPGEGPRFSAPRRPSTSSLRHPSLGEESTHALIAPDEQSHTYVNTPASEEEQRRSRHCLQPLPEGRAPFAPQARGPDQRDPQVFLQPGQVKFVLGPTPARRHMTKCQGLCPSLQDAPHHNNNNEGPSECPAQPKCTYENVSGGLRPGAGWRLSPEEPGWNGLAQRRAALLHYENLPSLPPVWESQAPQPGEEAGDDGDSRDGLTPSSNGFPEGEEDETPLQKPTSTRAALRSHGSFPVPLTRRRGSPRVFNFDFRRPGPEPPRQLNYIQVELKGWGGDRPKGPPNPSAPRAPVPTTQPTRSSDSYAVIDLKKTVAMSNLQRALPRDDGTARKTRHNSTDLPL comes from the exons ATGGGGAGCTGCTGCAGCTGCCTGAACCGAGACAGCGTCTCAGACAATCACCCCACCAAGTTCAAG GTGACGAACGTGGATGATGAGGGGGTGGAGCTGGGCTCCGGGGTGATGGAGCTGACCCAGAGTGAGCTGGTGCTGCACCTGCATCGGCGCGAGGCCGTCCGCTGGCCTTACCTCTGCCTGAGGCGCTATGGCTACGACTCCAATCTCTTCTCTTTTGAGAGTGGCCGCCGGTGTCAGACTGGCCAGG ggATATTTGCATTTAAGTGCTCCAGGGCTGAGGAAATCTTCAACCTCCTCCAGGATCTGATGCAGTGCAACAGCATCAATGTGATGGAAGAGCCAGTCATCATCACCCGCAACAGCCACCCGGCTGAGCTTGACCTCCCTCGGGCCCCCCAGCCTCCCAATG CTCTAGGCTATACTGTCTCCAGCTTCTCCAATggcttccctggctgcccagggGAGGGTCCCCGATTCTCAGCACCCCGGCGCCCCTCAACGAGCAGCCTCCGCCACCCCTCGCTTGGTGAAGAGTCCACCCATGCCCTCATTGCCCCAGATGAGCAG TCCCACACCTACGTCAACACGCCAGCCAGCGAGGAGGAGCAGCGCCGAAGCCGGCACTGCCTCCAGCCCCTGCCTGAGGGCCGGGCGCCCTTCGCGCCGCAGGCCCGGGGCCCCGACCAGCGGGACCCACAGGTGTTCCTGCAGCCGGGCCAGGTGAAATTCGTGTTGGGCCCCACCCCAGCTCGGCGGCACATGACCAAGTGCCAAGGCCTGTGCCCGAGCCTGCAGGACGCCCCCCACCACAACAATAACAACGAGGGCCCTTCGGAGTGCCCGGCCCAGCCCAAGTGCACCTACGAGAACGTCAGCGGGGGGTTGCGGCCGGGGGCGGGCTGGAGACTGAGCCCGGAGGAGCCGGGCTGGAACGGCCTGGCCCAACGCCGGGCTGCACTACTGCACTATGAAAacctgccctcccttccccccgTGTGGGAGAGCCAGGCCCCGCAGCCAGGGGAGGAGGCCGGGGATGACGGTGACTCAAGGGACGGGCTCACACCCTCCTCCAACGGCTTCCCGGAAGGCGAGGAGGACGAGACCCCGCTGCAGAAGCCCACCAGCACCCGGGCTGCCCTCCGCAGCCACGGCAGCTTCCCCGTGCCGCTGACCCGGCGCCGAGGCTCCCCGAGGGTCTTCAACTTTGATTTCCGCCGGCCGGGCCCGGAGCCCCCAAGGCAGCTCAACTACATCCAGGTGGAGCTGAAGGGCTGGGGTGGAGACCGCCCCAAGGGGCCCCCGAACCCCTCCGCCCCCCGAGCCCCTGTTCCCACCACGCAGCCGACCCGCAGCTCAGACTCCTACGCCGTGATCGACCTCAAAAAGACCGTGGCCATGTCCAACCTGCAGAGGGCGCTGCCCCGCGACGACGGGACCGCCCGGAAAACCCGGCACAACAGCACCGACCTGCCTCTGTAG